The following are from one region of the Qipengyuania flava genome:
- a CDS encoding glutathione S-transferase family protein produces MSAIKAYHLPGRWGLVTVSPFCLKLDAFFRMTGIEHQSITAATPFAGPKKKAPWIEYQGRTLGDSALIIDFLKGEFGVDPDARLSAAQKGAAVAIQRMIEENLYWAMVYDRWRRDENWPILKGSVLGDIPAPVRAILAPYARRAVTKQLEGHGMGLHSPEEIEAISAKDIGALAGLLGDQDWFFGEQPTMTDATVYSLLANIAYVPFSSPMKPMIAGHANLAAWLDRFRARFYPEFTPQ; encoded by the coding sequence ATGAGCGCAATCAAGGCCTATCACTTGCCGGGACGCTGGGGGCTGGTGACCGTCAGCCCGTTCTGTCTCAAGCTCGACGCGTTCTTTCGCATGACCGGGATCGAGCACCAGTCGATCACCGCGGCGACGCCCTTCGCCGGCCCGAAGAAGAAGGCGCCTTGGATCGAATACCAAGGCCGCACGCTGGGCGATTCCGCGCTAATCATCGACTTTCTCAAGGGCGAATTCGGGGTCGATCCCGATGCACGGCTGTCGGCCGCGCAAAAGGGCGCCGCCGTCGCGATCCAGCGAATGATCGAGGAGAACCTCTACTGGGCCATGGTCTACGACCGCTGGCGGCGCGACGAGAACTGGCCGATCCTCAAGGGTTCGGTGCTGGGCGACATCCCTGCCCCGGTGCGCGCCATCCTTGCGCCCTACGCGCGCCGCGCGGTAACCAAGCAGCTTGAAGGGCACGGGATGGGCCTGCATTCGCCCGAGGAGATCGAGGCGATCTCCGCCAAGGACATCGGAGCGCTGGCTGGCTTGCTCGGCGATCAGGACTGGTTCTTCGGCGAGCAGCCCACCATGACCGATGCGACAGTCTATTCGTTGCTGGCCAACATTGCCTACGTGCCCTTCTCGAGCCCGATGAAACCAATGATTGCAGGGCACGCCAACCTTGCCGCCTGGCTCGACCGGTTCCGCGCGCGCTTCTATCCGGAGTTCACTCCGCAGTAG
- the glmU gene encoding bifunctional UDP-N-acetylglucosamine diphosphorylase/glucosamine-1-phosphate N-acetyltransferase GlmU, translating into MSSQHDFAAVILAAGKGTRMKSDLHKVLHPIAGRPMLLHLLDSFAELELKRTVVVVGDKREQLDAALEGRDVSTALQEPQLGTAHAALQARAALEGFSGHILVCFGDCPMVRGETVQRLIAALDNGAKVAVLGFRPDDPLAYGRIIADADGTVAKMVEFKDASEDERACDLCNSGLIVAHSDDMWPLLDAVGNDNAQGEYYLPDVATGAIARGDTVKVVETDPGEVAGINSRAELAAAEAQWQELKREEAMAEGASLKAPETVFFSWDTKLGRDVTIEPNVVFGPGVTVADGATIHAFSHLEGASVGANCSVGPYARLRPGAVMEQGAKVGNFVEMKKAVLGEGAKANHLTYLGDAEVGAGANIGAGTITCNYDGYFKYKTVIGERAFIGSNSALIAPVSIGADAIVAAGSAVSRDVGDGDLRLVRAEQVVKPGWADRFHDAMKKKKAAEKK; encoded by the coding sequence ATGAGTAGCCAGCACGATTTCGCCGCCGTCATCCTTGCCGCGGGCAAGGGCACCCGCATGAAGAGCGACCTGCACAAGGTCCTGCACCCGATTGCCGGGCGGCCGATGCTGCTCCACCTGCTCGACAGCTTTGCCGAACTGGAGCTGAAACGCACCGTGGTGGTGGTCGGCGACAAGCGCGAACAGCTCGACGCGGCGCTTGAAGGCCGAGACGTCAGCACCGCGCTGCAGGAACCGCAGCTCGGCACGGCGCACGCCGCCCTGCAGGCGCGCGCGGCGCTGGAGGGCTTTTCCGGCCATATCCTCGTGTGCTTCGGCGATTGCCCGATGGTACGCGGCGAGACCGTCCAGCGCCTGATTGCCGCGCTCGACAATGGCGCGAAGGTTGCGGTGCTCGGCTTCCGCCCCGACGATCCGCTCGCCTACGGACGGATCATTGCCGATGCGGATGGCACGGTTGCGAAGATGGTCGAGTTCAAGGATGCGAGCGAGGACGAGCGCGCCTGCGATCTGTGCAATTCGGGTCTGATCGTTGCCCATTCGGACGATATGTGGCCGCTGCTCGACGCGGTCGGCAACGACAACGCGCAAGGCGAATACTACCTGCCCGATGTCGCCACCGGCGCGATTGCGCGCGGCGATACGGTGAAGGTGGTCGAGACCGATCCGGGCGAGGTTGCGGGCATCAACAGCCGCGCTGAACTCGCCGCTGCCGAAGCGCAGTGGCAGGAGCTGAAGCGCGAGGAAGCGATGGCCGAAGGCGCCTCGCTCAAGGCGCCCGAGACCGTGTTCTTCAGCTGGGACACCAAGCTTGGCCGCGATGTCACGATCGAACCCAATGTCGTCTTCGGTCCCGGCGTGACCGTGGCCGATGGCGCGACCATCCACGCATTCAGCCACCTCGAAGGCGCGAGCGTGGGCGCAAACTGCTCGGTCGGACCCTACGCCCGCCTGCGCCCCGGCGCGGTCATGGAGCAAGGCGCCAAGGTCGGCAATTTCGTCGAAATGAAGAAGGCCGTGCTGGGCGAAGGGGCCAAGGCCAACCACCTGACCTATCTCGGCGATGCGGAAGTGGGCGCAGGCGCGAACATCGGCGCGGGCACCATCACCTGCAATTACGACGGCTATTTCAAGTACAAGACCGTGATCGGCGAGCGCGCTTTCATCGGATCGAACAGCGCGCTGATCGCCCCCGTTTCCATCGGCGCAGACGCGATCGTGGCGGCCGGCAGCGCGGTCAGCCGCGATGTCGGCGACGGGGACCTGCGCCTCGTGCGCGCAGAGCAGGTGGTGAAGCCCGGCTGGGCCGATCGCTTCCACGACGCGATGAAGAAGAAAAAGGCCGCCGAGAAGAAGTGA
- a CDS encoding HAD-IA family hydrolase codes for MSDLPFATIGFDLDGTLLETHRDLGAAVNHALDLGGFKPVPADHASDLIGGGAKIMLKQAVDEQGGLPEDEFRNLYKKMLAYYAENNAVHTQPYPHAREVLGELTERGVTMAVVTNKFESFARQILETLELADHFVAIIGGDTMGKGRAKPAPDPIFEAVKRGGGGSLAFVGDSSYDVKAARAAGVPVIGARYGYCDKPRGELGADAEIDSLAELIPALSRLG; via the coding sequence ATGAGCGACCTGCCCTTTGCCACCATCGGCTTCGATCTCGACGGAACCCTGCTGGAAACCCACCGTGACCTGGGCGCGGCGGTGAACCACGCGCTGGACCTCGGCGGCTTCAAGCCCGTACCCGCCGACCACGCCAGCGACCTGATCGGCGGCGGCGCGAAGATCATGCTGAAGCAGGCGGTCGACGAACAGGGCGGCCTGCCGGAAGACGAATTCCGCAATCTCTACAAGAAGATGCTGGCCTATTACGCCGAGAACAACGCGGTCCACACGCAGCCCTATCCCCATGCGCGCGAGGTGCTGGGCGAGCTGACAGAGCGCGGCGTGACCATGGCGGTGGTGACCAACAAGTTCGAAAGCTTCGCCCGCCAGATCCTCGAAACGCTGGAGCTGGCCGACCACTTCGTGGCGATCATCGGCGGCGATACCATGGGCAAGGGCCGCGCCAAGCCGGCGCCAGACCCGATCTTCGAAGCGGTCAAGCGCGGCGGCGGCGGCAGCCTCGCTTTCGTCGGCGACAGCTCCTATGACGTCAAGGCGGCGCGGGCCGCCGGAGTCCCGGTGATCGGCGCGCGTTACGGATATTGCGACAAGCCGCGCGGCGAACTGGGTGCCGACGCAGAAATCGATTCGCTGGCCGAGCTGATCCCGGCGCTTTCGCGCCTCGGCTGA
- a CDS encoding SDR family NAD(P)-dependent oxidoreductase translates to MSIDFKDKVAIVTGAGGGLGREYALELARRGAKVVVNDLGGSRDGTGHSDMALQVVEEIEKMGGEAISNGGSVTEYDQMEKMVADAKQKWGGVHVLINNAGVLRDKTFAKMSPEDFEFVLKVHLTGSAFVTKACWETFREQAYGRILMTASSTGLFGNFGQANYGAAKLGLAGLTKTLQLEGAKYNIKVNTLSPVAGTRMTEDLFPEEAFKLFDPVNVVPAALFLVSEDAPTNAIVGAGAGGYHSAWTVMNDAVWLPDGERTVEGFAANWDKISEFSNLKAPQSGSEQSGAILTAMQKVTGTGPSSARG, encoded by the coding sequence ATGAGCATCGACTTCAAGGACAAGGTAGCCATCGTCACCGGCGCAGGCGGCGGTCTGGGCCGCGAATACGCACTCGAACTCGCCCGCCGCGGCGCGAAGGTCGTCGTCAACGACCTCGGCGGTTCGCGTGACGGCACCGGCCATTCGGACATGGCCCTCCAGGTCGTCGAGGAAATCGAGAAGATGGGCGGTGAAGCCATCTCGAACGGCGGCTCGGTCACCGAATACGACCAGATGGAAAAGATGGTCGCCGACGCCAAGCAGAAGTGGGGCGGCGTGCACGTCCTCATCAACAACGCCGGCGTCCTGCGCGACAAGACCTTTGCCAAGATGAGCCCGGAAGACTTCGAGTTCGTCCTCAAGGTCCACCTGACCGGCTCGGCCTTCGTCACCAAGGCGTGCTGGGAAACCTTCCGTGAGCAGGCCTATGGCCGCATCCTCATGACCGCCTCGTCGACCGGCCTGTTCGGCAACTTCGGCCAGGCCAACTACGGCGCCGCCAAGCTCGGCCTCGCCGGCCTTACCAAGACGCTTCAGCTCGAAGGCGCGAAGTACAACATCAAGGTCAACACGCTCTCGCCGGTTGCCGGCACGCGCATGACCGAAGACCTCTTCCCCGAAGAAGCCTTCAAGCTGTTCGATCCGGTGAACGTGGTTCCGGCCGCGCTCTTCCTCGTCAGCGAAGACGCGCCCACCAACGCCATCGTCGGCGCGGGTGCCGGTGGCTACCACTCGGCCTGGACCGTCATGAACGATGCCGTCTGGCTGCCCGATGGCGAGCGCACGGTCGAAGGCTTTGCCGCCAACTGGGACAAGATCAGCGAGTTCTCGAACCTCAAGGCCCCGCAGTCGGGCAGCGAACAGTCGGGCGCGATCCTGACCGCCATGCAGAAGGTTACCGGAACCGGCCCGAGCAGCGCTCGCGGATAA
- a CDS encoding DUF4328 domain-containing protein yields MNTVSCLRTLRVCSLTVTISSLVLLAAGLVMLVLGGFEVRQVYDNIAELEELNRPTTVYGYESRYRETQSEYERSSVALIERAYVSGGPEAPGWDSPVAISAIVMGVSSLAFIIAMLVWVWRAHSNLQAAGIRQKYTPGKALAAYLIPLANLIMPFEAMRELHNRSHGEPEDFAHSTVEDVTAWWTALAVGLVIFSMMVLKFALDLSSNLVIMTPLWMEYAITCFAVVLLLGSAFLFSNLARKITAAQAEYLPTIDPEDFAREEIARPSVRIVGG; encoded by the coding sequence ATGAACACTGTCTCGTGTCTGCGCACGCTGCGCGTCTGTTCGCTCACCGTCACGATATCGTCGCTTGTCCTGCTGGCCGCAGGGCTGGTCATGCTGGTCCTCGGCGGGTTCGAGGTGCGGCAGGTCTACGACAACATTGCCGAGCTAGAAGAACTCAACCGACCGACCACGGTGTACGGCTACGAATCGCGCTATCGCGAGACGCAGTCCGAATACGAACGGTCCAGTGTCGCGCTGATCGAGCGGGCCTATGTCTCGGGCGGACCCGAAGCGCCCGGATGGGATAGCCCGGTTGCGATCTCCGCCATTGTCATGGGGGTGTCTAGCCTCGCCTTCATCATCGCCATGCTGGTCTGGGTCTGGCGCGCGCACAGCAATTTGCAGGCAGCCGGGATCCGCCAGAAGTACACGCCCGGAAAGGCGCTGGCCGCCTATCTCATTCCGCTCGCCAACCTGATCATGCCGTTCGAAGCGATGCGCGAGCTGCACAACCGCAGCCATGGCGAGCCGGAGGATTTCGCTCATTCGACGGTCGAGGACGTCACCGCCTGGTGGACCGCGCTGGCAGTGGGGCTGGTCATCTTCAGCATGATGGTCCTGAAGTTCGCGCTCGACCTCAGTTCCAATCTCGTCATCATGACGCCTCTGTGGATGGAGTACGCGATCACCTGCTTCGCCGTGGTGCTGCTGCTGGGCTCCGCCTTCCTGTTTTCCAATCTGGCGCGCAAAATCACCGCCGCGCAGGCCGAATACCTGCCGACGATCGATCCGGAAGACTTTGCGCGAGAAGAGATTGCCCGCCCGTCGGTGCGGATCGTCGGCGGCTGA
- a CDS encoding DUF2794 domain-containing protein has translation MSAHGAPGVPGQVVAFPGRANGQVGFDRAELQRILDLYGRMVAAGQWRDYAMDFDKQAATFAAFRRTAERPQARVEKRPSLRNKQGMWTLFGEHGQILKRGHELASVLAPMERRLLKAVED, from the coding sequence ATGAGCGCACACGGTGCACCGGGCGTCCCCGGTCAGGTCGTCGCTTTTCCCGGCAGGGCGAATGGACAGGTCGGCTTCGACCGCGCCGAGCTCCAGCGTATCCTCGATCTCTACGGCCGGATGGTCGCGGCGGGCCAGTGGCGCGACTACGCGATGGATTTCGACAAGCAGGCCGCGACCTTCGCCGCCTTCCGCCGCACGGCCGAGCGCCCCCAGGCGCGGGTGGAAAAGCGCCCGAGCCTGCGCAACAAGCAGGGCATGTGGACCCTGTTCGGCGAACACGGGCAGATCCTGAAGCGTGGGCATGAGCTCGCCAGCGTGCTCGCCCCGATGGAACGCAGGCTCCTGAAGGCGGTCGAGGACTAG
- the epsC gene encoding serine O-acetyltransferase EpsC, whose product MFERLVAYLDSVKARDPAPRSRWEVLTYPGVWAMFYHRIAHWLFEAELYFLARLVNHWSRWLTAIDIHPGAKIGKNLFIDHGFSVIGETAEIGDNVTIYQCVTLGGTNPTNGVGGKRHPTLEDNVIIGSGAQIIGPITVGERGRVGANAVVMDDVPAGATMVGLKARSTLVPAEEWIKEFIPYGTPNCEDAEGNRIDCIEKLEGELAALRAEMAELKAASKGVATPIDAKKSGTGH is encoded by the coding sequence ATGTTCGAACGGCTTGTCGCCTATCTCGACAGCGTGAAGGCACGCGATCCCGCGCCCCGCAGCCGGTGGGAGGTGCTCACCTATCCCGGCGTCTGGGCAATGTTCTATCACCGCATCGCGCACTGGCTGTTCGAAGCCGAGCTCTATTTCCTGGCCCGCCTGGTCAACCACTGGAGCCGCTGGCTTACCGCGATCGACATCCATCCGGGCGCCAAGATCGGCAAGAACCTGTTCATCGACCACGGCTTCTCGGTCATCGGCGAAACCGCCGAGATCGGCGACAATGTGACCATCTATCAATGCGTGACGCTGGGCGGGACCAACCCGACCAACGGCGTGGGCGGCAAGCGCCACCCGACGCTGGAGGATAATGTCATCATCGGCTCGGGCGCGCAGATCATCGGCCCGATCACGGTGGGCGAGCGCGGCCGCGTGGGCGCGAACGCGGTGGTGATGGACGATGTGCCGGCAGGCGCGACCATGGTCGGCCTGAAGGCGCGCTCGACGCTCGTCCCGGCCGAGGAATGGATCAAGGAATTCATCCCCTACGGCACGCCCAATTGCGAAGACGCCGAGGGCAACCGGATCGACTGCATCGAAAAGCTTGAAGGCGAACTCGCCGCGCTGCGTGCCGAGATGGCCGAGCTCAAGGCCGCTTCGAAAGGCGTCGCCACCCCGATCGATGCCAAGAAGAGCGGGACAGGCCACTGA
- a CDS encoding ATPase, with the protein MSSQIALPLIPAGSGQPASIVLGESNRAVAEALTAPDTWPFRTAILHGPPRSGKSLFGQWFAAQHPGGVIDGVEAMDETQVFHRWNRAQEDGAPLLLIANTPRWDITLPDLRSRMGAALQLEIGPPDDALTADLMLSLAAQRGLALGEGAPAYLVPRMERSYAATEKIVAEIDRISLERQVPATLSVWRDALEAVQGPDQGRLL; encoded by the coding sequence GTGTCGTCGCAAATCGCCCTTCCGCTGATTCCCGCAGGCTCCGGCCAGCCGGCCAGCATCGTGCTGGGCGAAAGCAACCGCGCGGTTGCCGAAGCGCTCACGGCGCCGGACACGTGGCCTTTTCGCACCGCGATCCTTCACGGACCACCGCGCTCGGGCAAGTCGCTGTTCGGCCAATGGTTCGCCGCCCAGCACCCCGGCGGAGTGATCGACGGGGTGGAGGCGATGGACGAGACGCAGGTCTTTCACCGCTGGAACCGCGCGCAGGAAGACGGCGCGCCCTTGCTGCTGATCGCAAACACGCCGCGCTGGGACATCACACTGCCCGACCTGCGCAGCCGCATGGGGGCGGCCCTGCAGCTTGAAATCGGCCCTCCCGACGACGCGCTGACGGCCGATCTCATGCTCTCGCTGGCCGCCCAGAGGGGGCTTGCGCTGGGCGAGGGCGCGCCCGCCTATCTCGTCCCGCGAATGGAGCGCAGCTACGCGGCGACGGAGAAAATCGTGGCCGAAATCGACCGTATCAGCCTTGAACGACAGGTTCCCGCGACCCTATCTGTATGGCGAGACGCGTTGGAAGCGGTGCAGGGCCCGGACCAGGGCCGCTTGCTTTAA
- a CDS encoding heavy-metal-associated domain-containing protein: MSHAIPLQPTTRRPLLWAVAFALFAALGVAVWAQVGGERGIAPIASSSDIEVMGIEVDVRAASGAEAREEAWEIAQREAWDRLDGPSLSDSQIEGLVSAIVIEREQLGPRRYIATLGVVFDRQRASRYLGSAGEATRSAPMLLLPVTVSAGTQMVYEQRNPWQRAWAEYQAGQSRIDYVRPAGAGGDSLLLTYGQTSRRSRTWWRNALDQFGAADVLVPIANLRYTYPGGPIEGTFTARYGPDNVYLDGFDMTAASPEELPDMLGRAVVRFDRIFELALADGKLRPDPTLNVGTPELDPVLQRLLDLGRALQARDRAAAETASQPTPESGEAITAAPIQTPPPENSVALYTVQVATPDAAAFDGAVSAVRATPGVRNTGIRSTAIGGTSVMTVSYAGSIGELAQALRARGFTVQQGSNALAISR, translated from the coding sequence ATGAGCCACGCTATTCCTCTCCAGCCAACCACTCGCCGCCCGCTTCTGTGGGCCGTCGCCTTTGCGCTCTTCGCGGCGCTGGGCGTGGCCGTGTGGGCGCAGGTCGGCGGCGAACGCGGGATCGCGCCGATCGCTTCGAGCAGCGACATCGAGGTCATGGGTATCGAGGTCGATGTGCGCGCCGCCAGCGGCGCCGAAGCGCGTGAGGAAGCCTGGGAGATCGCCCAGCGCGAAGCCTGGGATCGCCTCGACGGGCCGAGCTTGAGCGATTCGCAGATCGAAGGACTGGTTTCGGCCATCGTCATCGAACGCGAACAGCTTGGACCGCGGCGCTACATTGCCACGCTGGGCGTGGTGTTCGATCGCCAGCGCGCCTCGCGCTATCTCGGCTCCGCAGGCGAAGCGACCCGTTCTGCGCCCATGCTGCTGCTGCCGGTAACCGTCAGCGCCGGCACACAGATGGTCTATGAGCAGCGTAACCCCTGGCAGCGCGCCTGGGCCGAATACCAGGCCGGGCAGAGCCGGATCGACTATGTGCGTCCGGCCGGGGCGGGCGGCGATTCGTTGCTGCTGACCTATGGCCAGACCAGCCGTCGCAGCCGCACCTGGTGGCGCAACGCGCTCGACCAGTTCGGCGCGGCCGATGTGCTCGTGCCGATCGCGAACCTGCGTTACACCTATCCCGGCGGCCCGATCGAGGGGACCTTCACCGCGCGCTACGGCCCGGACAATGTCTATCTCGACGGCTTCGACATGACCGCGGCCTCGCCCGAAGAGCTGCCCGATATGCTCGGCCGCGCGGTGGTCCGTTTCGACCGGATCTTCGAACTCGCGCTGGCTGACGGCAAGCTGCGTCCCGACCCGACCCTCAACGTCGGCACGCCCGAACTCGATCCGGTGCTCCAGCGCCTGCTCGACCTCGGCCGTGCGCTCCAGGCGCGCGATCGCGCCGCTGCCGAAACGGCGAGCCAGCCGACCCCCGAAAGCGGGGAAGCCATCACCGCCGCGCCGATCCAGACGCCGCCGCCCGAAAACTCGGTCGCGCTCTACACGGTGCAGGTGGCAACGCCTGATGCGGCCGCCTTCGACGGCGCGGTCTCCGCCGTGCGCGCCACGCCGGGCGTGCGCAACACGGGCATCCGCAGCACCGCCATCGGCGGGACATCGGTGATGACGGTGAGCTATGCCGGCTCCATCGGCGAACTGGCCCAGGCGCTGCGGGCGCGCGGCTTTACCGTGCAGCAGGGCAGCAACGCGCTCGCCATCAGCCGCTGA
- the purM gene encoding phosphoribosylformylglycinamidine cyclo-ligase, producing MSDEPRGNTPSYTYEQAGVSIEAGNALVKAIGPLVKATMRPGADGEIGGFGGFFDPKAAGYKDPLLVAGNDGVGTKLKLAIDSDKHDTVGIDLVAMCVNDLIVQGAEPLFFLDYFATGKLENGVAERVIAGIAQGCQQAGCALIGGETAEMPGMYAEGDYDLAGFCVGAVERGEQLTGERVAPGHILLGLASSGVHSNGYSLVRRLAADKFWKLDRPAVFDRDRLLIDTLIEPTRIYVKSLLPLVRDGLIDAMAHITGGGLLENIPRVLPAGAHAQVDADGWEQPGLMAFLQAQGNIEPVEMARTFNCGVGMVLAVDPANAEIVRSRLVNAGETVLAVGRIEEGDKGCTVSGSAGTWAARDDWSATHNA from the coding sequence ATGAGTGACGAACCGCGCGGCAATACGCCGTCCTACACCTACGAACAGGCCGGGGTCTCGATCGAGGCCGGCAACGCGCTGGTCAAGGCGATCGGCCCGCTGGTCAAGGCCACCATGCGCCCCGGCGCGGACGGCGAGATCGGCGGTTTCGGCGGCTTTTTCGACCCCAAGGCCGCGGGCTACAAGGATCCGCTGCTGGTGGCGGGCAACGATGGTGTCGGCACCAAGCTCAAGCTCGCGATCGACAGCGACAAGCACGACACGGTCGGCATCGACCTCGTCGCCATGTGCGTCAACGACCTGATCGTGCAGGGCGCAGAGCCGCTGTTCTTCCTCGACTACTTCGCCACCGGGAAGCTGGAGAATGGCGTGGCCGAGCGCGTCATCGCCGGCATCGCACAAGGCTGCCAGCAGGCCGGCTGCGCACTGATTGGCGGCGAAACCGCGGAGATGCCGGGCATGTACGCCGAAGGCGATTACGACCTTGCCGGTTTCTGCGTCGGCGCGGTGGAGCGCGGCGAACAGCTGACAGGCGAACGCGTGGCGCCGGGCCACATCCTGCTCGGCCTTGCCAGCTCGGGCGTCCATTCCAACGGCTATTCGCTGGTGCGCCGCCTTGCCGCGGACAAGTTCTGGAAGCTCGACCGCCCCGCGGTCTTCGACCGCGACCGGCTGCTGATCGATACGCTGATCGAACCGACCCGCATCTATGTGAAGAGCCTGCTGCCGCTGGTGCGCGACGGGCTGATCGACGCGATGGCGCATATCACCGGCGGCGGCCTGCTGGAGAACATCCCGCGCGTCCTGCCTGCAGGTGCCCACGCCCAGGTCGACGCCGATGGGTGGGAGCAGCCGGGGCTGATGGCGTTCCTGCAGGCGCAGGGGAACATCGAACCTGTTGAAATGGCGCGCACCTTCAACTGCGGCGTTGGCATGGTCCTCGCGGTCGATCCGGCAAATGCGGAGATCGTGCGCAGCCGCCTCGTAAACGCGGGCGAAACGGTGCTTGCCGTTGGCCGCATCGAGGAAGGCGACAAGGGTTGCACCGTCAGCGGCTCGGCCGGCACCTGGGCGGCGCGCGACGACTGGTCGGCCACCCATAATGCCTGA
- the purN gene encoding phosphoribosylglycinamide formyltransferase: protein MPEAGPDPAKVAVFVSGKGTNMAALLYASRLPGAAYEIVLVAANDPEAEALTLASAEGIETFALSHKGMPRADHDAAMEQAAKQAGAQYIVLAGYMRILTEGFVKRWEGRMLNIHPSLLPKYPGLDTHARAIEAGDSHAGTTVHLVTEELDAGEPLGQARVAIWPGDTPDKLASRVRVAEHQLYPRVLSDYVSRGSDPEWLLERVRELALALPQTHERESHGSAGFRVGTVKSGKYFAYFSDQHHGTPHISLLVKCSSMDELEGLVEAQPQAYHKPAYYGASGWIGVILNRPGVDWDNVADWLQRSWRVVAPKSATKLLDAADAF, encoded by the coding sequence ATGCCTGAAGCGGGCCCCGACCCGGCCAAGGTCGCGGTCTTCGTGTCCGGCAAGGGCACCAATATGGCCGCCCTGCTCTACGCCAGCCGCCTGCCGGGCGCGGCCTATGAGATCGTGCTCGTCGCCGCGAACGATCCGGAGGCCGAGGCGCTTACCCTGGCCAGCGCCGAGGGCATCGAAACCTTTGCCCTCTCGCACAAAGGCATGCCCCGCGCCGACCATGATGCGGCAATGGAGCAGGCGGCAAAGCAAGCGGGTGCGCAGTACATCGTGCTCGCCGGCTACATGCGCATCCTGACCGAAGGGTTCGTGAAGCGATGGGAAGGCCGGATGCTCAACATCCACCCCTCGCTGCTGCCCAAATACCCCGGCCTCGACACCCACGCCCGCGCAATCGAGGCGGGCGACAGCCATGCCGGCACCACGGTCCACCTCGTGACCGAAGAGCTCGACGCGGGCGAACCGCTGGGGCAGGCCCGCGTTGCGATCTGGCCAGGCGACACGCCGGACAAGCTCGCCAGCCGGGTGCGCGTGGCCGAACACCAGCTCTACCCGCGCGTGCTGTCGGACTATGTCTCGCGCGGCAGCGATCCCGAATGGCTGCTCGAACGCGTGCGCGAACTGGCGCTGGCCCTGCCGCAAACGCATGAGCGCGAGAGCCACGGATCAGCCGGCTTCCGCGTGGGAACGGTCAAATCGGGCAAGTATTTCGCCTATTTTTCCGACCAGCACCACGGCACGCCGCATATCTCGCTGCTGGTGAAATGCTCGAGCATGGACGAGCTCGAAGGCCTCGTCGAAGCGCAGCCGCAGGCCTATCACAAGCCCGCCTATTACGGCGCGAGCGGATGGATCGGCGTGATCCTCAACCGTCCGGGCGTCGACTGGGACAACGTCGCGGACTGGCTCCAGCGCAGCTGGCGCGTGGTTGCTCCGAAAAGCGCCACCAAGCTGCTCGACGCGGCGGACGCGTTCTAG